Part of the Pseudomonas sp. Leaf58 genome is shown below.
AATGACCAGAGCGCGGTGTTGCTGGTGGTCAACCGCCAGAGCGGCGCCAACATTATCGAAACGGTCGAGCAGATCAAGGCACAGTTGCCGGCCTTGCAGTCATTGCTACCGGCCAGTGTGCAGTTGAACGTGGCCATGGACCGCTCGCCCGTGATCAAGGCCACCTTGAAAGAGGCCGAGCACACGCTGCTGATCGCCGTGGTGCTGGTGATCCTGGTGGTCTACCTGTTCCTCGGCAGCTTGCGCGCCTCGCTGATCCCCAGCCTGGCGGTGCCGGTGTCGCTGGTGGGGACCTTCGCCGTCATGTACCTGTGTGGTTTCTCGCTGAACAACTTGTCGCTGATGGCGCTGATCCTGGCTACGGGGCTGGTTGTGGACGACGCCATCGTGGTGCTGGAGAACATTTCCAGGCACATCGAAGACGGCCAGCCGCCCATGAAGGCGGCCTTCCTTGGGGCCAAGGAAGTGGGCTTCACGTTGTTGTCGATGAACGTATCGCTGGTGGCGGTGTTCGTCTCCATCCTGTTCATGGGTGGCATCGTGCGCAACCTGTTCCAGGAGTTCTCCATCACCCTGGCGGCGGCGATCATCGTGTCGCTGGTGGTGTCGCTGACCCTCACCCCTATGCTGTGCGCCCGCTGGCTCAAGCCGCACAAAGCCGAAAAGAGCCGCCTGCAGCACTGGAGCGACAAACTGCACCAGCGCATGGTCGATGCCTATGACCGCAGCCTGGGCTGGGCCTTGCGCCACAAGCGCCTGACCCTGATCAGCCTGCTGGCCACCATCGGCGTCAACGTCGCCCTGTACGTAGTAGTGCCCAAGACACTGATGCCGCAGCAGGACACCGGCCAGCTGATGGGTTTCATCCGTGGTGACGACGGCCTGTCGTTCAGCGTGATGCAGCCGAAAATGGAAACCTACCGGCGCGCCTTGCTGGCCGACCCTGCGGTGCAGAGCGTGGCCGGTTTCATTGGCGGTAACAGCGGCACCAACAACGCCTTTGTGCTGGTGCGCCTGAAGCCGATCAACGAGCGCAAGATCGATGCGCAGAAGGTGATCGAGCGCCTGCGCAAGGAGATGCCCAAGGTGCCGGGCGGGCGCCTGTTCCTGATGGCCGACCAAGACTTGCAACTGGGCGGTGGCGGCCGTGACCAGACCTCGTCGCAGTACCTGTACACCCTGCAGAGCGGCGACCTGGCGGCGCTGCGCCTGTGGTTCCCCATGGTGGTCGCAGCGCTGCGCACACTGCCGCAGCTAACCGCTATCGACGCCCGCGACGGTGCCGGTACCCAGCAGGTGACTCTGGTGGTCGACCGCGACCAGGCCAAGCGCCTGGGCATCGACATGGACATGGTCACCACGGTGCTGAACAACGCCTACAGCCAGCGGCAGATCTCGACCATCTACGACAGCCTCAACCAGTACCAAGTGGTGCTGGAGATCAACCCGAAATACGCCTGGGACCCAAGCACCCTCGAACAGGTGCAGGTGATTACCGCCGACGGTGCCCGTGTTCCGTTGTCGACCATCGCCCGCTACGAGAACAGCCTGGCCAATGACCGGGTCAGCCACGAGGGCCAATTCGCCGCTGAGAGCATTGCCTTCGACGTCGCCGAAGGCTACAGCCCCGACCAGGCCATGGCGGCGTTGGAGCGCGCGGTGGCCAAGCTGGGCCTGCCCGAGGAAGTGATCGCCAGGCTCGGGGGCAGCGCCGATGCCTTCGCCAAGACCCAGCAAGGCCAGCCGCTGATGATCCTTGGCGCGCTGCTGTTGGTGTACCTGGTGCTGGGCATTCTCTACGAAAGCTACATCCACCCGCTGACCATTCTCTCGACACTGCCCTCGGCCGGCGTCGGCGCTTTGCTGGCGCTGTACGTCACCGGTGGCGAGTTCAGCCTGATCTCGCTGCTGGGGTTGTTCCTGCTGATCGGCGTGGTGAAGAAAAACGCCATTTTGATGATCGACCTGGCCCTGCAGCTGGAACGCCAGCAGGGCTTGTCGCCGGAGGAGTCGATCCGCCGAGCCTGCCTGCTGCGCCTGCGGCCGATCCTGATGACCACCCTGGCGGCTATCCTCGGCGCCTTGCCGCTGCTGCTGAGCCATGCCGAAGGCGCAGAAATGCGCCAGCCGCTGGGCCTGACCATCATTGGTGGCCTGGTGTTCAGCCAGGTCCTCACCCTTTACACGACGCCGGTGGTTTACCTGTATCTGGACCGCCTGCGTCACCGCTTCAACCGTTGGCGCGGCGTGCGCACCGACGCCGCCCTGGAAACCCCGCTATGAATTTTGCCCAAACTCCACTTCACCGTGCCTTGCAAGCGCTGACCCGTAGGCGTGGCTCGCGCCTGTTCAGCGCTGGGTTGTGCGTGGCCTTGCTCAGTGCCTGCACCCTGAGCCCGGACTACCACCGCCCCGAGCTGAGCAGTACGGCGCAGTTCAAGCACGCCGAAGGCTGGACCCAGGCCGCGCCGTCTGATGCCATTGCCCGTGGCGCCTGGTGGGAAATTTATGGCGACGCCGGGCTCAATGCGCTGGTCGAAGAACTGAACCGCAGCAACCAGACCGTGGCGCAATCGGAAGCCCAGTACCGCCAGGCCCAGGCGCTGGTACGCAGCAGCCGGGCGGCGCTGTTCCCCAGCCTGGACTTGAGCACCAGCAAGAATCGCTCGGCCCAGGGCACCGGCAGCTCCAGTTCGAGCCTGTCGAACAACAGCAGCGGTATTCGCAACACCTACAACGCCCAGCTGGGTGTCAGTTGGGAGATCGACCTGTGGGGCAAGCTGCGGGAAACCCTCAATGCCAACCAAGCCAGTGCCGAAGCCAGCCTGGCCGACCTGGCCTCGATCCGCCTCAGTCAGCAGTCCGAGCTGGTGCAAAACTACCTGCAGTTGCGCGTGATCGATGAGCAGAAGCGCCTGCTGGAAGCTACCGTGGCGGCCTATGAGCGTTCGCTGCGAATGAACGAAAACCAGTATCGCGCGGGTGTCGCCGGCCCGGATGCGGTGGCCCAGGCACGCACCCAGCTCAAGAGCACCCAGGCCGACCTGATCGACTTGATTTGGCAGCGCGCGCAGTTCGAGAACGCTATTGCCGTGTTGCTGGGCAAGGCCCCGGCGGACTTTGCCCTGGCCGACAGCAAGGCCATACCGGCGCTGCCGCAGGTTCCGGTTTCTCTGCCTTCGCAGTTGCTGGAGCGGCGCCCGGACATCGCCGCGGCTGAACGCAACGTGATGGCGGCCAACGCCAATATCGGCGTGTCGCGGGCGGCGTACTTCCCGGACCTTAGCCTGAGCATGAGCGGCGGTTATTCCAGCAGCAGCTTCAGCAACTGGATCGAACTGCCCAATCGTTACTGGTCGGTGGGCCCGCAACTGGCACTGACCTTGTTCGACGCCGGCAAGCGCAGCGCCGAGGTGGACCGCACGGTGGCGGCGTATGACCAGACCGTGGCGCAGTACCGCCAGACCGTGCTGGATGGTTTCAAGGAAGTGGAAAACCTGCTGGTGCAATTGAAGGTGTATGGCGATGAAGCGGTGGTGCGCCAGGAGGCGTTGGATGCCGCGCGCGAATCGCTGCGCCTGACCGAGAACCAGTATCGCGCGGGGCTGATCGGTTACCTGGATGTGGTCAACGTGCAGACCACGGCGCTGAGCAACGAGCGCAATGTGCTGAACCTGCTGCAGGGGCGCTTGGTGGCCAGTGTGCAGCTGGTTGCCGCGCTGGGTGGTGGCTGGGAGGCTGAGCCGGCGTTTGCCGAGCAGGATTGACTTTGTAGGCGCGGGCTTGCCTGCGAAGTATTTCAGTGCGCGGCCCGGCACTGGCTGCGCCAGTGTTCGCCTGCGGCGGCAAAGGTTTGGATCCGTTCCCATTCCCATTCGCAAAAACCCCGTGCGTTTCGCCAAAGCTTGAGTACAATCGTCAGCTTTTTCGGGCCCCCTGTCCCGTCGCTGGAACTCCCAATGCTGACCGGTAGCTATTCCTCTTCGCTGGTGTTGATTTCGCTGTGCGTGGCGATCCTGGCGTCATATACCGCCCTTGATCTGACCGGCCGCATTGCCACGGCCAAGGGCCGGGCTGCCGCCCTGTGGATGAGCGGCGGTGCATTAGCCATGGGCATCGGCGTGTGGTCGATGCACTTTATCGGCATGCTTGCCTTCAGCCTGCCCATCGACCTGGGCTATGACCTTGCCCTGACCGCGTTCTCGCTGCTGATCGCCGTGCTGTCCTCGGGCTTTGCCTTGTGGCTGGTCAGCCAGGCGAGCCTGCCATGGTTGCAGCTGTGCTTCGGTGCGCTGATCATGGGGGCCGGCATCGCCTGTATGCACTACACCGGCATGGCTGCGCTGCGCATGCTGCCAGGTATCGACTACGACCCGACACTGTTCGGTGCCTCGCTGCTGATTGCCGTGGGCGCCTCGGCGGCGGCGTTGTGGATTGCCTTCCGCCTGCGCGCGCATACCCCGTATGTGCGGCAGATCCGCGGCATGGCGGCGGTAGTGATGGGCTTTGCCATTGTCGGCATGCATTACACCGGCATGGCCGCGGCGAACTTCCCGGCCGGCAGCTTCTGTGGTGCGCTAGGCAGCGGGCTGCAGGGCGATGGCCTGGTCTACCTGGTCCTGATCACCACCTTGGCGGTGTTGGCGGTGGCCTTGCTCACCTCGGTGCTGGACGCCCGCCTTGAGGCACGCACCGCCGAGCTGGCGCGTTCATTGACGCTGGCCAACCAGGAGCTGACGCAACTGGCCCTGCACGACACCCTCACCGACCTGCCCAACCGCACCTTGCTGGCCGACCGCATTGAGCAAGCCATTGCCAAGGTGGCGGAGCAGGGCGGCTGTTTTGCGCTGATGTTCATCGACCTGGACGGCTTCAAGCCGGTCAACGATGCCTTCGGCCACCATATCGGCGACCTGTTGCTCAAGGCTGTGGCGGCGCGCCTGCGCGGCCATCTGCACAGCCAGGACACCTTGGCGCGCATCGGCGGCGACGAATTCGTGCTGCTGGTAGAGCTGCGCGAGCCGGACGATGCCATGGACGTGGCAGTCAAGCAGGTCAACCTGGTGTCACGGCCATTTCGTGTGGCCGAACATGATCTGCAACTGACGGCGAGCCTGGGTATCGTCGTGTATCCCGGCAATGGCCTGGACCAGCACGAGCTGCTGCGCAATGCCGACGCCGCCATGTACCACGCCAAGAGCGTTGGCAAGAATGGCTACAGCTTCTTCGACGTGTCGATGAACAGCAATGCCCGCCAGCAGTTGCAGCTGCTCCAGGACCTGCGCCAAGCCTTGGAGCAGCGCCAATTCCGCTTGCACTACCAGCCCAAGTTCGACGCCCAGGCCTGCCAGCCGATCGGTGCCGAAGCGTTGCTGCGCTGGGAGCACCCGCAGCAGGGCCTGTTGGCGCCCGACCGCTTCATCGGCCTGGCGGAAAAGACCGGCCTGATCATCCCTATTGGAGAGTGGGTGCTAATTGAAGCCTGCCGGCAGATGCGCCAGTGGTTAGACGAGGGGCACTTGGGCTGGCGTATGGCGGTGAACCTGTCGGCCATCCAGTTCTGCCATAGCGGGCTGGTCGACAGCGTGGCACGGGCGCTTCAGGTAAACGGCCTGCCAGCCAACTGTCTGACCCTGGAAATTACCGAAACCACCGCCATGCACGACGCCGATGCTAGCCTGACAGTGCTGCAACGCCTGTCCGGCATGGGTGTGGACCTGTCCATCGATGACTTTGGTACGGGCTATTCCAGCCTGATGTACCTCAAGCGCCTGCCGGCCAACGAGCTGAAGATCGACCGCGGCTTCGTGCGCGACCTGGAGCACGACAGTGATGATGCGGCCATCGTCTCGGCAATTGTCGCGTTGGGCCAGGCACTGGGCCTGCGTATCGTTGCCGAAGGGGTGGAAACCGATAAGCAACAGGCTTTCTTGACGCGCCTGGGCTGTGATTCGCTGCAAGGCTACCTGCTGGGCCAGCCAGTGCCGGCCGAGCAGTTCATGGGCAAGTTACAGGCCATGCACCCGGAAAATAGCGCAGCGGGTTAACCCGCGTCGCGCAGGGTAAAAGCGGGGAAGAACGCATCCATTTCCGCCTCGACGGCCTCGATGATGCGCTCCACGTCTGCAGCAGCCATGATTGGCGCGCAAGGGATGCCAGCAATCGCCAGCAGGGTTTCGCCGGTGACTCGGTCGAACAACCGCGCAACCATGCTGCGTGGCGCATCCATGCTGGCCTCGAAGCCCAGCGGGTGAAAATGCCAGCGCATCACCTGGCAGGCGTTGGGGAACGTCAACTTGTTCATGCCAGCCTCCTTGTCCGTGCTCGGACGCGGTGAGTGAGTGGCCACATCGATGCGGCCGCCGGGAAGGTAACCATAGCACCTGCCACCGGCGATTCTCGGCTGTAAATACGACAAATGTGCGAATGCATGACAGCGGTCACATCCTTGTCAGCCGTGGACGATGATTGCTATCGGCCCGGCAAACGTTTTCCTGGCGCGACAGCAGCAGTCAAGCTGCCACCTTACCGCCATGCGAAGGGTGATTTTTTCAGACGAGTGGCGGGATCAGCCGAGCAAACCGGCGGCGATATTGATGGTGAACCCCAGGATCGCCGTATTGAACACGAACCCCACCAGTGAATGGGCCAACACCACCCGCCGTAAGCCCCGCCCGGCGACGCCCACATCGGAGGTTTGCACCGCCACGCTGAGGGTGAACGAGAAGTAGTGGAAGTCCCAGTAATCGGGGTGGCGTTCGCCGTCGGCGAAGCGCAGCGGTGGTTCGTGGTTTTGTCCGGTGTAGAACAGCCGGGCGTAGTGCAGGCTGAAGATACAGCCGATCAGCAGCCATGAGCCGGCCACGGTCAGGCCGGTATAGAGGTAATGCAGGGCTAGGGCGGTGCCTTGCAGGCCGCGGCTGGATACCAGTTGCAGGGTGACGGCGGCGAGGCTGGCGATGGCGGCGATGCTTACGGTGAGCAGCACCAGGCCGGCGTTTTCATCTTCGACGCGGGCGACCCTGCGGACCTTTTCGGGGCTGGCGCTGCAGGTCAGGTAGAGCACCAGCAGCAGGTACAGCCACACACCAAGGTTCCAACCGGCGAGGATGTGCTGCACGGTGTCGTCTGCGGGGATGAGCCAGGCGCCGAGCAGGCCGACGGCGGCGGCGAGGGTCAGGCGCGGGTGGGTGCGGGTCAGGTGATGGAAAGCCATGGGGCCTCGTTAACAGGGTGTATGGCTTGTACTCTAGACCTTCATAAGCCAGATGAGCGGTAGACGCGGTGCAAGCGGGTTCACCCGCGAAGCAGGCACCACGGTGGGAGGGCACGGGCTGCGCCCGTGTTCGCGGGCAAGCCCGCTCCTACAGGTTCGTGTTTTGATTGCGCCCATCGCGCGCTTTCGCAACTCTCAGTACACTGCACGCTCCCACACCAACATCCGTTGAACTCGAGGTTTCTGCATGACGCTCAGTCCTTTGGCAGGCAAGCCGGCTCCGGCCAGCGTGCTGGTCGATATTCCCCGACTGCTCACCGCTTACTACACCGGCCGCCCCGACGCTGCCGTGGCGGCACAGCGCGTGGCCTTCGGCACCTCGGGGCACCGGGGCACTTCGCTTGAATTGAGCTTCAACGAGTATCACGTCCTGGCTATTACCCAGGCCATTTGCCTGTACCGCCAGGAAAAAGGCATCGATGGCCCGCTGTTCATCGGTGCCGATACCCACGCACTGTCGGCACCGGCCACTGCCAGCGCCCTGGAAGTGTTGGCCGCCAACGGCGTACAGGTGATGTTGTCCAAAGACGACGAATACACGCCGACCCCGGCCGTGTCCCACGCCATCCTTTGCTATAACCGTGGCCGCCAGCAGGGCCTGGCCGACGGCATCGTCATTACCCCGTCGCACAACCCACCGCAAAGCGGTGGGTTCAAGTACAACCCGCCCAATGGCGGCCCGGCCGACAGTGACGTGACCAAGTGGGTCGAGGCCAAGGCCAACGAATTGCTGGCGGCCAACCTGGCAGGGGTCAAGCGCATGGACCATGCCCAGGCGCTGCAGGCCGCGACCACCCAGCGCCATGACTACGTGAGCACCTATGTGGCCGACCTCGAAAACGTTATCGACTTCGACGTCATACGTGGCGCCAAGCTGCGCCTGGGCGTCGACCCGCTGGGTGGGGCAGGCGTGCGCTACTGGTCGGCGATTGCCGAACATTACAAGCTGGACCTGGAAGTGGTGAACACCGAGGTCGACCCGACCTTCCGCTTCATGACCGTCGACTGGGACGGGCAGATTCGCATGGACCCGTCCTCGCCGTACGCCATGCAGGGCCTGATTGGCCTGCGCGATCGTTTCGACGTGGCCTTCGCCTGCGACCCGGACCACGACCGCCACGGCATCGTCACCGCCGATGGCCTGCTGCAGCCGAACAACTACCTGGCCGTAGCCATCGACTACCTGTACCGCCACCGCCCGCAATGGCGCAGCGATGCTGCCGTGGGCAAGACGGTGGTTTCCAGCGGCCTGATCGACCGCGTCACTCAGCGCCTGGGCCGGGAACTGTACGAAGTGCCGGTAGGCTTCAAGTTCTTTGCCCAGGGCCTGTTCGACGGCTCGCTCGGTTTTGGTGGCGAAGAAAGTGCCGGGGCTTCGTTCCTGCGCCGCGATGGCTCGGTATGGGCCACCGACAAGGACGGGCTGATCCCGGCCTTGCTGGCCGCCGAAATGACCGCCCGCACCGGTCGCAACCCAAGCCAGGCCTACGCCGACCTGACCGCAGCGCTGGGCAAGCCGTTCGCTACCCGTGTCGAGGCCAAGGCCGACGCGCGGCAGAAGGCTTTGCTGAGCAAGCTGGCACCGGAGCAGGTGAAGTCGACCGAGTTGGCCGGTGAGCCGATCGTGCAGATCCTCAGCCACGCACCGGGCAATGGCCAGGCGATTGGCGGGCTAAAGGTGATGACCGCCAATGGCTGGTTTGCGGCGCGGCCATCGGGCACCGAGGACATCTACAAGATCTACGCCGAAAGCTTTATCGACGAAGCACACCTGCAGCGCCTGGTGCAGGAAGCGCAGGTGCTGGTGGACGCGGCGATTGCCTGATAGGTAACAAACCGCTTGGTGCTGCGGCTTGGTGTAAATTAGAATTAATCTTATTTACACTACCGCAGAGCCTATCCCATGATCGACGCCGCGCCGCCACCGCAGCCTAGCCTGCCAGCACTGTACCGAGAGCATCGCGGCTGGCTGGAAACCTGGCTGCGCCGGCGCTTGGGCAATGCCTGGGATGCTGCCGACCTCAGCCAGGATACTTTCTTGCGCATACTGGCCAGCGCCCAGCCATTGGCCGACATCCGTGAACCGCGCGCCTACTTGCTGACCGTGGGCAAACGCCTGCTGAGCAACTTCCACCAGCGGCGCAGCCTGGAGCAG
Proteins encoded:
- a CDS encoding efflux transporter outer membrane subunit, which gives rise to MNFAQTPLHRALQALTRRRGSRLFSAGLCVALLSACTLSPDYHRPELSSTAQFKHAEGWTQAAPSDAIARGAWWEIYGDAGLNALVEELNRSNQTVAQSEAQYRQAQALVRSSRAALFPSLDLSTSKNRSAQGTGSSSSSLSNNSSGIRNTYNAQLGVSWEIDLWGKLRETLNANQASAEASLADLASIRLSQQSELVQNYLQLRVIDEQKRLLEATVAAYERSLRMNENQYRAGVAGPDAVAQARTQLKSTQADLIDLIWQRAQFENAIAVLLGKAPADFALADSKAIPALPQVPVSLPSQLLERRPDIAAAERNVMAANANIGVSRAAYFPDLSLSMSGGYSSSSFSNWIELPNRYWSVGPQLALTLFDAGKRSAEVDRTVAAYDQTVAQYRQTVLDGFKEVENLLVQLKVYGDEAVVRQEALDAARESLRLTENQYRAGLIGYLDVVNVQTTALSNERNVLNLLQGRLVASVQLVAALGGGWEAEPAFAEQD
- a CDS encoding bifunctional diguanylate cyclase/phosphodiesterase, with protein sequence MLTGSYSSSLVLISLCVAILASYTALDLTGRIATAKGRAAALWMSGGALAMGIGVWSMHFIGMLAFSLPIDLGYDLALTAFSLLIAVLSSGFALWLVSQASLPWLQLCFGALIMGAGIACMHYTGMAALRMLPGIDYDPTLFGASLLIAVGASAAALWIAFRLRAHTPYVRQIRGMAAVVMGFAIVGMHYTGMAAANFPAGSFCGALGSGLQGDGLVYLVLITTLAVLAVALLTSVLDARLEARTAELARSLTLANQELTQLALHDTLTDLPNRTLLADRIEQAIAKVAEQGGCFALMFIDLDGFKPVNDAFGHHIGDLLLKAVAARLRGHLHSQDTLARIGGDEFVLLVELREPDDAMDVAVKQVNLVSRPFRVAEHDLQLTASLGIVVYPGNGLDQHELLRNADAAMYHAKSVGKNGYSFFDVSMNSNARQQLQLLQDLRQALEQRQFRLHYQPKFDAQACQPIGAEALLRWEHPQQGLLAPDRFIGLAEKTGLIIPIGEWVLIEACRQMRQWLDEGHLGWRMAVNLSAIQFCHSGLVDSVARALQVNGLPANCLTLEITETTAMHDADASLTVLQRLSGMGVDLSIDDFGTGYSSLMYLKRLPANELKIDRGFVRDLEHDSDDAAIVSAIVALGQALGLRIVAEGVETDKQQAFLTRLGCDSLQGYLLGQPVPAEQFMGKLQAMHPENSAAG
- a CDS encoding DUF1652 domain-containing protein, with amino-acid sequence MNKLTFPNACQVMRWHFHPLGFEASMDAPRSMVARLFDRVTGETLLAIAGIPCAPIMAAADVERIIEAVEAEMDAFFPAFTLRDAG
- a CDS encoding efflux RND transporter permease subunit, giving the protein MNLSGPFIRRPVATMLLSLAIMLLGGVSFGLLPVAPLPQMDFPVIVVSANLSGASPEVMASTVATPLERKLGSIAGVTTLTSSSNQGSTRVIIGFEMGRDIDGAAREVQAAINATRNLLPSGMRSMPTYKKINPSQAPIMVLSLTSDVLQKGQLYDLADTILSQSLAQVAGVGEVQIGGSSLPAVRIAVEPQLLNQYGLSLDEVRTAVSNANQRRPMGFVEDAERNWQVRANDQLESAKDYEPVVIRQQNGTILRLSDVATITDSVENRYNSGFFNDQSAVLLVVNRQSGANIIETVEQIKAQLPALQSLLPASVQLNVAMDRSPVIKATLKEAEHTLLIAVVLVILVVYLFLGSLRASLIPSLAVPVSLVGTFAVMYLCGFSLNNLSLMALILATGLVVDDAIVVLENISRHIEDGQPPMKAAFLGAKEVGFTLLSMNVSLVAVFVSILFMGGIVRNLFQEFSITLAAAIIVSLVVSLTLTPMLCARWLKPHKAEKSRLQHWSDKLHQRMVDAYDRSLGWALRHKRLTLISLLATIGVNVALYVVVPKTLMPQQDTGQLMGFIRGDDGLSFSVMQPKMETYRRALLADPAVQSVAGFIGGNSGTNNAFVLVRLKPINERKIDAQKVIERLRKEMPKVPGGRLFLMADQDLQLGGGGRDQTSSQYLYTLQSGDLAALRLWFPMVVAALRTLPQLTAIDARDGAGTQQVTLVVDRDQAKRLGIDMDMVTTVLNNAYSQRQISTIYDSLNQYQVVLEINPKYAWDPSTLEQVQVITADGARVPLSTIARYENSLANDRVSHEGQFAAESIAFDVAEGYSPDQAMAALERAVAKLGLPEEVIARLGGSADAFAKTQQGQPLMILGALLLVYLVLGILYESYIHPLTILSTLPSAGVGALLALYVTGGEFSLISLLGLFLLIGVVKKNAILMIDLALQLERQQGLSPEESIRRACLLRLRPILMTTLAAILGALPLLLSHAEGAEMRQPLGLTIIGGLVFSQVLTLYTTPVVYLYLDRLRHRFNRWRGVRTDAALETPL
- a CDS encoding DUF1345 domain-containing protein, with the protein product MAFHHLTRTHPRLTLAAAVGLLGAWLIPADDTVQHILAGWNLGVWLYLLLVLYLTCSASPEKVRRVARVEDENAGLVLLTVSIAAIASLAAVTLQLVSSRGLQGTALALHYLYTGLTVAGSWLLIGCIFSLHYARLFYTGQNHEPPLRFADGERHPDYWDFHYFSFTLSVAVQTSDVGVAGRGLRRVVLAHSLVGFVFNTAILGFTINIAAGLLG
- the pgm gene encoding phosphoglucomutase (alpha-D-glucose-1,6-bisphosphate-dependent); the protein is MTLSPLAGKPAPASVLVDIPRLLTAYYTGRPDAAVAAQRVAFGTSGHRGTSLELSFNEYHVLAITQAICLYRQEKGIDGPLFIGADTHALSAPATASALEVLAANGVQVMLSKDDEYTPTPAVSHAILCYNRGRQQGLADGIVITPSHNPPQSGGFKYNPPNGGPADSDVTKWVEAKANELLAANLAGVKRMDHAQALQAATTQRHDYVSTYVADLENVIDFDVIRGAKLRLGVDPLGGAGVRYWSAIAEHYKLDLEVVNTEVDPTFRFMTVDWDGQIRMDPSSPYAMQGLIGLRDRFDVAFACDPDHDRHGIVTADGLLQPNNYLAVAIDYLYRHRPQWRSDAAVGKTVVSSGLIDRVTQRLGRELYEVPVGFKFFAQGLFDGSLGFGGEESAGASFLRRDGSVWATDKDGLIPALLAAEMTARTGRNPSQAYADLTAALGKPFATRVEAKADARQKALLSKLAPEQVKSTELAGEPIVQILSHAPGNGQAIGGLKVMTANGWFAARPSGTEDIYKIYAESFIDEAHLQRLVQEAQVLVDAAIA